A genomic segment from Nocardia cyriacigeorgica GUH-2 encodes:
- a CDS encoding HesB/IscA family protein — protein MTVQNETEVHGVTLTDAAAAKAKALLDQEGRDDLALRIAVQPGGCAGLRYQLFFDDRSLDGDLTVDFGGVTLAVDRMSAPYVQGASIDFVDTIEKQGFTIDNPNATGSCACGDSFN, from the coding sequence ATGACAGTGCAGAACGAGACCGAAGTCCACGGTGTGACGCTCACCGACGCAGCCGCCGCGAAGGCGAAGGCGCTGCTGGACCAGGAGGGTCGTGACGACCTGGCACTGCGGATCGCCGTGCAGCCGGGTGGTTGCGCGGGCCTGCGCTACCAGCTGTTCTTCGACGACCGTTCGCTCGACGGCGACCTGACCGTCGATTTCGGTGGCGTCACCCTCGCGGTCGACCGGATGAGTGCCCCGTACGTGCAGGGCGCCTCGATCGACTTCGTCGACACCATCGAGAAGCAGGGTTTCACCATCGACAACCCCAACGCCACCGGCTCCTGCGCCTGCGGCGATTCGTTCAACTGA
- a CDS encoding carbohydrate kinase family protein — protein MSIAVSASIATDHLMRFPGRFADVLLADQLDHVSLSFLVDDLVIRRGGVGGNIAYAMGLLGRNPLLLGAVGADFTEYRQWLERHGVDCSAVRISDSAHTARFVCTTDEDMAQIASFYPGAMSEARDISIAGLVENRTLDLVLVGANDPEAMLRHTAECRELDIPFAADPSQQLARLDGDQTVQLIDGAAYLFTNEYEWGLLKQKSGLTEEEVASRVGIRVTTLGKNGVLVVDRDGTEVRVGVVPENAKVDPTGVGDAFRAGFLTGHTAGLSLERSAQLGSLVAVLVLETVGTQEWSLDPDDALKRLTQAYGPEAAAELEPLLR, from the coding sequence GTGTCCATTGCCGTATCCGCGTCCATTGCGACCGACCATCTCATGCGTTTTCCCGGGCGGTTCGCCGACGTACTGCTGGCCGATCAGCTCGACCATGTTTCGCTGAGCTTCCTCGTCGACGATCTGGTGATCCGTCGCGGTGGGGTCGGCGGCAACATCGCCTATGCCATGGGTCTGCTCGGCCGCAATCCGCTGCTTCTGGGCGCCGTCGGCGCCGATTTCACCGAGTACCGGCAGTGGCTGGAACGCCACGGCGTCGACTGCTCGGCGGTCCGGATCTCCGATTCCGCGCACACCGCGCGCTTCGTCTGCACCACCGACGAGGACATGGCCCAGATCGCCTCGTTCTATCCCGGTGCGATGAGCGAGGCCCGCGACATCTCGATCGCCGGCCTGGTGGAGAACCGCACCCTCGACCTCGTGCTGGTCGGCGCGAACGATCCCGAGGCGATGCTGCGCCACACCGCCGAATGCCGGGAACTCGACATTCCCTTCGCCGCCGACCCCTCCCAGCAGCTGGCCCGCCTCGACGGCGATCAGACCGTCCAGCTCATCGACGGCGCCGCCTATCTGTTCACCAACGAATACGAGTGGGGCCTGCTCAAGCAGAAGTCCGGGCTGACCGAGGAGGAAGTCGCCTCGCGGGTCGGCATCCGGGTCACCACGCTCGGCAAGAACGGTGTGCTGGTCGTCGATCGTGACGGCACCGAGGTCCGCGTCGGCGTGGTGCCGGAGAACGCCAAGGTCGACCCGACCGGCGTCGGCGATGCCTTCCGCGCCGGCTTCCTCACCGGCCACACGGCGGGGTTGAGCCTGGAGCGCTCCGCGCAGCTGGGTTCGCTGGTGGCGGTGCTGGTGCTGGAGACTGTCGGTACCCAGGAATGGAGCCTGGACCCCGACGACGCCCTCAAGCGTCTGACCCAGGCGTACGGACCTGAAGCCGCCGCCGAATTGGAGCCGTTGCTGCGCTGA
- the asnB gene encoding asparagine synthase (glutamine-hydrolyzing): MCGLLGFLTSDKAAPDTVEQVYDALHCGRHRGPDERGTWHDEHVIFGFNRLSIIDIEHSHQPLRWGPADNPQRYALTFNGEIYNYLELREELAREHAAEFPDGAMFATEGDSESIVAAFHYWGPDAVRRLRGMFAFAIWDTETEQLFLARDPFGIKPLFLATGPGGTAFSSEKKSLLELLPAIGSGDELDPRALEHYTVLQYVPEPETLHAAIRRLESGSYAMVQPGEQPKIVRYFEPRFRVKPFAAGSEQARYREIAAALEDSVAKHMRADVTVGSFLSGGIDSTAIAALAMRHNPNLITFTTGFEREGYSEVDVAAESAAAIGARHIVKVVSPAEFAAAIPEIVWYLDDPVADPALVPLYFVAKEARKHVKVVLSGEGADELFGGYTIYREPLSLKPFERLPKGLRRLAGKLSDRIPEGTRGKSLLHRGSLTLEERYYGNARSFNDAQLRAVLRDFRPEWTHQDVTAPIYAKSRGWDPVARMQHLDLFTWLRGDILVKADKMTMANSLELRVPFLDSEVFAVAEQIPFEQKITKDTTKYALRQALEGIVPAHVLHRAKLGFPVPLRHWLRGTELYDWAQQQIAESQTDHLLDKAAITKMLEAHRAGTSDHSRRLWTLLVFMVWHGIFVEDRIKPEIQEPTYPVSL; the protein is encoded by the coding sequence GTGTGTGGACTGCTCGGATTTCTGACGTCTGACAAAGCAGCGCCCGACACGGTGGAGCAGGTGTACGACGCCCTGCACTGCGGCCGCCACCGCGGCCCGGACGAGCGCGGCACCTGGCACGACGAGCATGTGATCTTCGGTTTCAACCGGCTGTCGATCATCGATATCGAGCATTCGCATCAGCCGCTGCGCTGGGGTCCGGCCGACAACCCGCAGCGTTATGCCCTCACCTTCAACGGTGAGATCTACAACTACCTGGAGCTGCGCGAGGAACTGGCGCGCGAGCACGCCGCCGAGTTCCCCGACGGGGCCATGTTCGCCACCGAGGGCGACAGTGAGTCCATCGTGGCGGCCTTCCACTACTGGGGCCCGGATGCAGTGCGCCGGCTGCGCGGCATGTTCGCATTCGCGATCTGGGATACCGAGACCGAGCAGCTGTTCCTGGCCCGCGACCCGTTCGGCATCAAGCCGCTGTTCCTGGCCACCGGCCCCGGCGGCACCGCGTTCAGCAGTGAGAAGAAGAGCCTGCTGGAGCTGCTGCCCGCGATCGGTTCCGGCGACGAGCTGGATCCGCGCGCGCTCGAGCACTACACGGTGCTGCAGTACGTGCCGGAGCCGGAGACCCTGCATGCGGCGATCCGCAGGCTGGAGTCGGGTAGTTACGCGATGGTCCAGCCCGGCGAGCAGCCGAAGATCGTCCGCTACTTCGAGCCGCGGTTCCGGGTCAAGCCGTTCGCGGCCGGGTCCGAGCAGGCCCGCTACCGGGAGATCGCGGCGGCGCTGGAGGATTCGGTCGCCAAGCACATGCGCGCCGATGTGACCGTCGGTTCGTTCCTGTCCGGCGGTATCGACTCCACCGCCATCGCCGCGCTGGCCATGCGGCACAACCCGAACCTGATCACCTTCACCACCGGGTTCGAGCGCGAGGGCTACTCCGAAGTCGACGTCGCCGCCGAGAGTGCCGCCGCGATCGGGGCCCGCCACATCGTCAAGGTGGTCTCCCCCGCCGAGTTCGCCGCCGCCATCCCCGAAATCGTCTGGTACCTCGACGATCCGGTGGCCGACCCCGCGTTGGTCCCGCTGTATTTCGTGGCCAAGGAGGCCCGCAAGCACGTCAAGGTGGTGCTCTCCGGCGAGGGCGCCGACGAGCTGTTCGGCGGGTACACCATCTACCGGGAACCGTTGTCGCTGAAGCCGTTCGAGCGGCTGCCGAAGGGGTTGCGCCGGCTGGCGGGCAAGCTCTCGGACCGGATTCCGGAGGGCACCCGCGGCAAGAGCCTGCTGCACCGCGGATCGCTCACGCTGGAAGAGCGCTACTACGGCAATGCGCGCAGCTTCAACGATGCCCAATTGCGTGCGGTGCTGCGCGATTTCCGGCCCGAATGGACCCATCAGGACGTCACCGCGCCGATCTACGCGAAGTCGCGCGGCTGGGACCCGGTGGCCCGGATGCAGCATCTGGACCTGTTCACCTGGTTGCGCGGCGACATCCTGGTCAAGGCCGACAAGATGACGATGGCCAATTCGCTGGAACTGCGGGTGCCGTTCCTGGATTCGGAGGTCTTCGCGGTCGCCGAGCAGATCCCGTTCGAGCAGAAGATCACCAAGGACACCACCAAGTACGCGCTGCGCCAGGCGCTCGAGGGCATCGTGCCCGCGCATGTGCTGCACCGCGCGAAGCTGGGTTTCCCTGTCCCGCTGCGGCATTGGCTGCGCGGCACCGAACTCTACGACTGGGCCCAGCAGCAGATCGCCGAATCGCAGACCGATCACCTGCTGGACAAGGCCGCGATCACCAAGATGCTCGAAGCGCACCGGGCCGGCACGTCGGATCACAGCCGCCGGCTGTGGACGCTGCTGGTGTTCATGGTGTGGCACGGCATCTTCGTCGAGGACCGGATCAAGCCGGAGATCCAGGAGCCGACGTACCCGGTGTCGCTGTAA
- a CDS encoding cytochrome c oxidase subunit II, producing MLVSGCSIDNVWLRFGWPSGITPQATRMRELWTWSVVAALLMGVLVWGLTFWTIAFHRKKKDSPEFPRQTGYNVPLELTYTAIPFVIIAVLFYFTVVVQNYVHEKVDNPDVVVDVTAFQWNWKFGYRTVDLKNGFTYNGIDTEREALNQEQLKAYEERVDAEHGHPQPGPVHGKPENDILSYLHYDKIETVGSSNEIPVLVLPTGKVIEFQLAAADVIHAFWVPEFLFKRDVMPNPKENHSDNVFQITKIEKEGAFVGRCAEMCGTYHSMMNFEVRAVSPEKFQAYIEARDKGMTNAQALESIGESPVATSTRPFNTDRTVKSAAESN from the coding sequence ATGCTCGTCTCGGGCTGCTCGATCGACAATGTCTGGCTCCGGTTCGGCTGGCCCTCGGGCATCACGCCGCAGGCCACCCGCATGCGCGAGCTGTGGACCTGGTCGGTCGTCGCCGCCCTGCTGATGGGTGTGCTGGTGTGGGGCCTGACCTTCTGGACCATCGCCTTCCACCGCAAGAAGAAGGACTCGCCGGAGTTCCCGCGCCAGACCGGCTACAACGTGCCGCTGGAGCTGACCTACACGGCGATCCCGTTCGTGATCATCGCGGTGCTGTTCTACTTCACCGTCGTCGTGCAGAACTACGTGCACGAAAAGGTCGACAACCCCGACGTGGTCGTGGACGTGACCGCCTTCCAGTGGAACTGGAAGTTCGGCTACCGCACCGTCGACCTGAAGAACGGTTTCACCTACAACGGCATCGATACCGAGCGTGAGGCCCTCAACCAGGAGCAGCTGAAGGCCTACGAGGAGCGCGTCGACGCCGAGCACGGCCACCCGCAGCCGGGCCCGGTGCACGGTAAGCCGGAAAACGACATCCTGTCCTACCTGCACTACGACAAGATCGAGACCGTCGGCTCCAGCAACGAGATCCCGGTGCTGGTGCTGCCGACCGGCAAGGTCATCGAGTTCCAGCTCGCCGCCGCCGACGTCATCCACGCCTTCTGGGTGCCGGAGTTCCTGTTCAAGCGCGACGTGATGCCGAACCCGAAGGAAAACCACTCCGACAACGTCTTCCAGATCACCAAGATCGAGAAGGAAGGCGCGTTCGTCGGGCGCTGCGCCGAGATGTGCGGTACCTACCACTCGATGATGAACTTCGAGGTCCGCGCCGTCTCGCCGGAGAAGTTCCAGGCCTACATCGAAGCGCGCGACAAGGGCATGACCAACGCCCAGGCGCTCGAGTCCATCGGTGAATCGCCGGTGGCCACCTCCACCCGGCCGTTCAACACCGACCGCACCGTCAAGAGCGCGGCCGAGAGCAACTGA
- a CDS encoding cytochrome c oxidase subunit 4 encodes MKIEARIFELLTVFFVIVGIVYGFFTAQSRTGVEWAGTTAIVLTAGLSLIIGTYFRFVARRLDLRPEDYEDAEIVDGAGDLGFFSPGSFWPICLAAAGSVTALGLAFFQFWLIGIGVVLVLIAAGGLVFEYHMGPEKH; translated from the coding sequence ATGAAGATCGAAGCGCGGATTTTCGAACTGCTGACGGTGTTCTTCGTCATCGTCGGCATCGTCTACGGCTTCTTCACGGCACAGTCGCGCACCGGCGTCGAATGGGCGGGCACCACCGCCATCGTGCTGACCGCGGGTCTGTCGCTGATCATCGGCACCTACTTCCGCTTCGTCGCCCGGCGCCTGGACCTGCGTCCGGAGGACTACGAAGACGCCGAGATCGTCGACGGTGCCGGTGACCTGGGCTTCTTCTCGCCCGGCAGCTTCTGGCCCATCTGCCTGGCGGCCGCCGGTTCGGTCACCGCCCTCGGCCTGGCCTTCTTCCAGTTCTGGCTGATCGGCATCGGCGTCGTGCTGGTCCTGATCGCCGCAGGCGGCCTGGTCTTCGAGTACCACATGGGTCCCGAGAAGCACTGA
- a CDS encoding FAD-binding oxidoreductase produces MSTPHTVAAEEHLPRDTADVVRTVRDSRQRAEPLTVCGGELADDGVSVPDQRAVVSMRRMNSVLDINLGRGTVRVQAGARLSEIDRRLGAHGLGLPIVGDHRDITAGGFASVGGVSTASHKYGMFIDQIVDLEYVDPDGRIGTCGRDHHTERFHRILGAGGRAGIITALTLDTVEVDKDHSWLSTNAHRFLDFDSFVEYAHGQVARPGEAVLQVGRWVDTAPLKVSRPVGTGHVQLGTVRFGQWSSLYPTAPTRSLRARREVGTRARKSLGVIASAAGGRAGMPVRNAAAGAVMLTPKVLTLRDAEYLADTVISSSERGPAYRVGVFAPLSSYTSVFYRLHDLFAGHRERTGCFTVISAMTYGVRSNFLRQESATRGLSTEDHGLITFTCRLRPASLPSEQLRDIVTTIDEICRSENALRYESAE; encoded by the coding sequence ATGAGCACGCCGCACACTGTCGCCGCCGAAGAACATCTCCCTCGTGACACCGCGGATGTCGTTCGCACCGTGCGCGATTCGCGTCAGCGCGCCGAGCCGCTCACCGTTTGCGGTGGTGAGCTGGCCGATGACGGCGTGTCGGTGCCCGATCAGCGCGCCGTGGTGTCGATGCGCCGGATGAACTCGGTGCTCGATATCAACCTCGGGCGCGGGACGGTCCGGGTGCAGGCCGGTGCCCGGCTGTCCGAGATCGACCGGCGGCTCGGCGCGCACGGGCTGGGCCTGCCGATCGTCGGCGACCACCGCGATATCACCGCGGGCGGCTTCGCCTCCGTCGGCGGGGTGAGCACGGCCTCGCACAAATACGGCATGTTCATCGACCAGATCGTCGACCTGGAATACGTCGACCCGGACGGGCGTATCGGCACCTGCGGGCGCGACCACCACACCGAGCGTTTCCACCGCATCCTCGGCGCCGGCGGGCGCGCGGGCATCATCACCGCGCTGACCCTGGACACCGTCGAGGTCGACAAGGACCACAGCTGGCTCAGCACCAACGCGCACCGCTTCCTGGATTTCGATTCCTTCGTCGAGTACGCGCACGGTCAGGTCGCGCGGCCCGGTGAGGCGGTGTTGCAGGTGGGCCGCTGGGTCGACACCGCGCCGCTGAAGGTGTCGCGGCCGGTGGGCACCGGGCATGTGCAGCTGGGCACCGTGCGGTTCGGACAGTGGTCGAGCCTCTACCCCACCGCGCCCACCCGGTCGCTGCGCGCGCGTCGCGAGGTCGGCACCAGGGCCCGCAAATCGCTGGGCGTGATCGCCTCGGCCGCCGGCGGGCGTGCGGGCATGCCGGTGCGCAACGCCGCCGCGGGCGCGGTCATGCTCACTCCGAAGGTGCTCACCCTGCGCGACGCCGAATACCTCGCCGACACCGTCATCAGCTCCTCCGAACGCGGCCCCGCCTATCGCGTCGGCGTCTTCGCCCCACTGTCGAGCTACACCTCGGTCTTCTACCGCCTGCACGACCTGTTCGCCGGCCACCGCGAACGCACCGGCTGCTTCACCGTCATCTCCGCGATGACCTACGGCGTCCGCTCGAACTTCCTGCGCCAGGAATCGGCCACCCGCGGCCTGTCCACCGAAGACCACGGCCTCATCACCTTCACCTGCCGCCTGCGCCCCGCCTCCCTCCCCTCCGAACAGCTCCGCGACATCGTCACCACCATCGACGAAATCTGCAGGTCGGAGAACGCCCTCCGCTACGAATCGGCGGAGTAG
- a CDS encoding alkaline phosphatase D family protein has protein sequence MVVLRPGNGFSRRALLRTSALGLVAAPALAACSNDTGPALVRQRPTLTHGVAVGDPRSDGALLWARSDRPATLIVETAATESFTDAKRFTGPLLTPDSDGTGRLRVSGLPAGELVHYRVTLEGEDGATSEPLTGVFRTAPLAPADIRLHWSGDVAGQGFGINPDIGGMKIFSTMAARDPHLFLHSGDVVYADGPLQETVALPDGRVWKNIVTEAKSAVAETLDQYRGQYAYNLSDDNVRRFNASVAQLVQWDDHETTNNWSPGGTVAADKGYTERDMNVLAARAWQAFHEWNPLDPHEAADGRLYRAISYGPLLDVFVLDMRTYKDTNGANTAPDGRIFGPQQTRWLIDGLRASTATWKIIANDLPLGVVVPDGKTAYEGPANGKAGAPSGRESEIAQVLSAIKRDRVTGVVWLTADVHYTAAHHYSPERAAFTDFDEFWEFVSGPLNAGAFGPNTLDPTFGPEAVFVHAPPQPNTSPLDGAYQHFGEVLIDGRSRELTVNLCDANGSVLFSRRLPAPGR, from the coding sequence ATGGTTGTTCTCCGCCCCGGCAACGGCTTCTCCCGGCGCGCACTGCTGCGCACCTCCGCGCTCGGCCTGGTGGCCGCACCCGCGCTGGCAGCGTGTTCGAACGACACCGGGCCCGCACTGGTCCGGCAGCGGCCGACGCTCACCCACGGCGTCGCCGTCGGCGATCCGCGCAGCGACGGCGCCCTGCTCTGGGCGCGGTCGGACCGCCCGGCCACGCTGATCGTGGAAACCGCGGCCACCGAATCGTTCACCGACGCCAAACGATTCACCGGGCCGCTGCTCACCCCCGATTCGGACGGCACCGGGCGCCTGCGGGTCTCCGGGCTGCCCGCCGGTGAACTCGTGCACTACCGGGTCACCCTGGAAGGTGAGGACGGCGCCACCTCCGAACCGCTGACCGGCGTCTTCCGCACGGCACCGCTGGCGCCCGCAGATATCCGGCTGCACTGGTCCGGTGACGTCGCCGGCCAGGGCTTCGGCATCAACCCCGACATCGGCGGCATGAAGATCTTCTCCACCATGGCCGCCCGCGACCCGCATCTGTTCCTGCACTCCGGCGACGTCGTCTACGCCGACGGACCATTGCAGGAAACCGTGGCCCTGCCCGACGGCCGGGTCTGGAAGAACATCGTCACCGAGGCCAAGAGCGCGGTCGCGGAAACGCTCGACCAGTACCGCGGCCAGTACGCCTACAACCTCTCCGACGACAACGTCCGCCGCTTCAATGCCTCGGTCGCGCAACTGGTCCAGTGGGATGATCACGAAACCACCAACAACTGGTCACCCGGCGGCACCGTCGCCGCCGACAAGGGCTACACCGAGCGGGATATGAACGTCCTCGCCGCCCGCGCCTGGCAGGCCTTCCACGAATGGAATCCGCTCGATCCGCACGAGGCCGCCGACGGCAGGCTCTACCGCGCCATCTCCTACGGCCCGCTACTCGACGTCTTCGTGCTCGATATGCGCACCTACAAAGACACCAACGGCGCCAACACCGCACCCGACGGCCGCATCTTCGGCCCGCAGCAGACCCGCTGGCTCATCGACGGCCTGCGCGCCTCAACCGCCACCTGGAAGATCATCGCCAACGACCTGCCGCTCGGGGTGGTGGTGCCGGACGGCAAGACCGCCTACGAGGGCCCCGCCAACGGCAAGGCCGGCGCGCCGTCCGGTCGCGAATCCGAGATCGCCCAGGTGCTCTCGGCCATCAAACGCGATCGGGTGACCGGCGTCGTGTGGCTGACCGCCGACGTCCACTACACCGCCGCCCACCACTACTCCCCCGAGCGGGCGGCGTTCACCGACTTCGACGAGTTCTGGGAATTCGTCTCCGGACCGCTCAACGCCGGCGCATTCGGACCCAACACCCTCGACCCCACCTTCGGGCCGGAAGCGGTGTTCGTGCACGCCCCGCCGCAGCCCAATACCTCCCCGCTCGACGGCGCCTACCAGCATTTCGGCGAGGTGCTGATCGACGGCCGGTCAAGGGAGCTGACGGTGAATCTGTGCGACGCGAACGGATCGGTGCTGTTCAGCCGACGGCTGCCCGCGCCGGGCCGGTGA
- a CDS encoding sporulation protein, producing the protein MFKKLLASVGVGAAEVETELSGTGVQPGGVVQGVVRLRGGQARQRVSRVGVELVTRVEVEYGDGEAIGEASFAQLPLNGGFEVGPGSFAEFPFALRVPMETPITFYNGRYLPGAAIAVRTVVDLDGGVDATDTDPIAVAALPAQQAVLDAILRWGFALRSTDVESGRIAGAVQQLPFYQEIEFGPSVRFPRINQLELTFLAADNGMNVVLEADKRGSFLAAGRDDIGTMWIDYATVGQVDWTAAIGHRLNTLASR; encoded by the coding sequence ATGTTCAAGAAGTTGCTTGCGTCGGTCGGGGTGGGTGCGGCCGAAGTGGAAACCGAGTTGTCCGGTACCGGGGTGCAGCCCGGCGGGGTGGTGCAGGGCGTGGTTCGGTTGCGCGGCGGACAGGCGCGGCAACGCGTATCGCGGGTCGGCGTCGAGCTGGTGACCCGCGTGGAAGTGGAATACGGCGACGGCGAAGCCATCGGTGAAGCGTCGTTCGCGCAGCTGCCGCTCAACGGCGGCTTCGAGGTCGGGCCGGGATCGTTCGCGGAATTCCCGTTCGCGCTGCGGGTTCCGATGGAAACGCCGATCACCTTCTACAACGGCCGCTACCTGCCCGGCGCGGCCATCGCGGTCCGCACCGTGGTCGACCTCGACGGCGGCGTGGACGCCACCGACACCGACCCCATCGCCGTCGCGGCACTCCCCGCCCAGCAGGCGGTGCTCGACGCCATCCTGCGCTGGGGTTTCGCCTTGCGCAGCACCGACGTCGAATCCGGCCGCATCGCCGGCGCCGTGCAGCAGCTGCCGTTCTATCAGGAGATCGAATTCGGTCCCTCCGTGCGTTTCCCGCGCATCAACCAGCTCGAACTGACCTTCCTCGCCGCCGACAACGGGATGAACGTGGTGCTGGAAGCGGACAAGCGCGGCAGCTTCCTGGCAGCCGGCCGCGACGATATCGGGACCATGTGGATCGACTACGCGACAGTGGGCCAAGTGGATTGGACCGCCGCGATCGGGCACCGGTTGAACACACTCGCCTCGCGCTGA
- a CDS encoding lysophospholipid acyltransferase family protein, translating into MFYWLLKYVLIGPLIHIYNRPTVEGVENIPADGAAILAGNHLSFADWLFAPLMSPRRINYLAKAEYFNTPGVKGRLQKFFFSGTGQYPIDRSGASAAEDALNAARKLIDQGRLVGLYPEGTRSPDGRLYKGKTGMARLALETGVPVIPVAVIGTDEVSPPGPFRWRRRKVTVKFGEPIDFSRYEGMGGNRFVERAVTDEVMYELMRLSGQEYVDVYAASLKKGVPSGSAPEATRIPESAAS; encoded by the coding sequence ATGTTCTACTGGCTGCTGAAGTACGTGCTGATCGGCCCGCTCATCCACATCTACAACCGGCCGACGGTAGAAGGCGTGGAGAACATTCCCGCCGACGGCGCCGCCATCCTCGCCGGTAACCACCTCTCCTTCGCGGACTGGTTGTTCGCGCCCCTGATGAGCCCGCGCCGGATCAACTACCTGGCCAAGGCCGAATACTTCAACACCCCCGGTGTCAAGGGCCGCCTGCAGAAGTTCTTCTTCAGCGGCACCGGCCAGTACCCGATCGACCGCAGTGGCGCCAGCGCCGCCGAGGACGCGCTCAACGCCGCCCGCAAGCTCATCGATCAGGGCCGCCTGGTCGGGCTCTACCCAGAGGGCACCCGCTCCCCCGACGGCCGCCTCTACAAGGGCAAGACCGGTATGGCGCGGCTGGCGCTGGAGACCGGCGTCCCGGTCATCCCGGTCGCGGTGATCGGCACCGACGAGGTCAGCCCGCCCGGACCGTTCCGCTGGCGTCGCCGCAAGGTCACCGTCAAGTTCGGTGAGCCGATCGACTTCTCCCGCTACGAGGGCATGGGCGGCAACCGTTTCGTCGAGCGCGCCGTCACCGACGAGGTCATGTACGAGCTGATGCGCCTGAGCGGCCAGGAGTACGTCGACGTCTACGCGGCCAGCCTGAAGAAGGGTGTGCCCTCGGGCTCGGCTCCCGAAGCCACCCGTATCCCCGAGTCCGCCGCGAGCTGA
- a CDS encoding ROK family protein yields the protein MTAAAAGSHPLTVGIDVGGTNIRASVVDSEGSVLDTVQAPTPHSARALDDALDRAVRELASRHRIDAVGLAVAGFVNGDHTTVRFAPHLPWQDAPVAARLTDRLGLPVLLEHDANAAMWAEYRFGAAAGGHNVVLVAIGTGIGAALLIDGKLYRGTHGIAPELGHLQVVPDGRACACGKRGCWERYCSGTALADTAIELLATEPGPSMLAREVLRDPGSLTGRRVAGAAQDGDPLALRAMTDFARWLGLGLAFVADIFDPDLVVIAGGVSSSAPLFLDDARDEYAATLTGRGHRPLARIRTTQLGEAAGMIGAAEMARAALASPGGDMSSVAHTGR from the coding sequence ATGACCGCAGCGGCGGCGGGTTCGCACCCACTGACCGTCGGAATCGACGTCGGCGGCACCAATATCCGTGCCTCGGTCGTCGACAGCGAGGGTTCGGTGCTCGACACCGTGCAGGCGCCCACACCGCATTCGGCGCGCGCGCTCGACGACGCTCTCGACCGGGCCGTGCGCGAACTCGCCTCCCGGCATCGCATCGACGCGGTGGGGCTCGCGGTGGCCGGGTTCGTCAACGGCGATCACACCACCGTCCGGTTCGCACCGCATCTGCCCTGGCAGGACGCACCCGTCGCGGCGCGGCTGACCGACCGGCTGGGCCTGCCGGTGCTGCTGGAACACGACGCGAACGCGGCCATGTGGGCCGAATACCGGTTCGGCGCGGCGGCCGGCGGGCACAACGTGGTGCTGGTCGCGATCGGCACCGGCATCGGCGCCGCGCTGCTCATCGACGGCAAGCTCTATCGCGGCACCCACGGCATCGCACCCGAACTCGGCCATCTGCAAGTGGTTCCGGACGGGCGCGCCTGCGCCTGCGGTAAACGCGGCTGCTGGGAGCGTTATTGCAGCGGGACGGCACTGGCCGATACCGCAATCGAACTGCTCGCCACCGAACCCGGCCCATCGATGCTGGCCAGGGAGGTGCTGCGGGATCCGGGTTCGCTCACCGGCCGTCGCGTCGCGGGCGCGGCCCAGGACGGTGATCCGCTCGCGCTGCGCGCCATGACCGATTTCGCCCGCTGGCTCGGACTCGGCCTGGCCTTCGTCGCCGACATCTTCGATCCGGATCTGGTCGTGATCGCGGGCGGGGTGAGCAGTTCGGCGCCGCTGTTCCTCGACGACGCCCGCGACGAGTACGCCGCCACCCTCACCGGCCGCGGCCACCGCCCGCTGGCCCGCATCCGCACCACCCAGCTCGGGGAGGCGGCGGGCATGATCGGCGCCGCGGAGATGGCACGGGCCGCCCTCGCCTCGCCCGGCGGTGACATGTCCTCGGTCGCGCACACCGGTCGCTGA